A window of Geoalkalibacter sp. contains these coding sequences:
- a CDS encoding quinol:electron acceptor oxidoreductase subunit ActD produces the protein MKHAQLFHDREEFLARLRELRAAGHDRRDLEIHMPYHVHEVEEILGVPPGGVRFFALGGGLLGFIGGLLFVCFTVLSWPLITGGKPIVSVPPFLLIAYLLTILCGSLCAFGGFLLLARRPTFQDTSDIDAAGDCFIIGVRGEKTP, from the coding sequence ATGAAGCATGCGCAGCTTTTTCATGATCGCGAGGAGTTTCTGGCGCGCCTGCGAGAACTGCGCGCCGCTGGCCATGATCGCCGGGACCTGGAGATCCACATGCCTTATCACGTGCACGAGGTGGAAGAGATTCTCGGCGTACCGCCGGGCGGGGTGCGCTTTTTCGCTCTGGGCGGCGGGCTTTTGGGGTTTATCGGCGGGCTGCTCTTTGTCTGCTTCACGGTGTTGTCCTGGCCGCTGATCACCGGCGGCAAGCCCATTGTCTCGGTGCCGCCCTTTTTGCTCATCGCCTATCTGCTCACCATTTTGTGCGGTTCGCTGTGCGCCTTCGGCGGATTTCTGCTGCTGGCGCGGCGGCCGACTTTTCAAGACACGAGCGACATCGATGCCGCCGGAGACTGTTTCATCATTGGTGTGCGCGGGGAGAAGACGCCATGA
- the nrfD gene encoding NrfD/PsrC family molybdoenzyme membrane anchor subunit — MSKDVLAPPAAPDITPGERLENTVLAAMSRPSLRFLAALAGCLLLVLMLFVIWGAIIWQGMGLTGKNHPVGWAMLITNFVFWVGIAHSGTLISAVLFLFRARFRTSFNRAAEAMTLIALSVAGLFPLIHLGRVWIFYYLLPYPSERMLWPNFRSPLVWDVFAVTTYMLVSAAFFYIGLLPDLAIVRRRLQGWRSRIYGWLSLGWRGSLDEWRHYNRVYLFLAAFATPLVASVHSIVSWDFAVSIVPGWHTTIFAPYFVAGAILSGSAMVFTLTIPMRRILGLEAYIQIDHFEALAKILLFTSLIVSYSYICETALAWYHGNPFEMEQFRYRSFGDYWVLYWIMILCNSLLPLTLWRKSWRRNLGWLFILSILVNVGMWLERFVIIVNSLAREYSPYSWGTYQVSLAELGITLGSFGLFFALFLLFCKLLPVLSMTEIKERL; from the coding sequence ATGAGCAAGGACGTCCTCGCCCCCCCGGCGGCGCCCGACATCACGCCCGGCGAGCGCCTGGAAAACACCGTGCTGGCCGCCATGAGCCGCCCGAGCCTGCGCTTTTTGGCCGCCCTGGCGGGTTGTCTGCTGCTGGTGCTGATGCTGTTCGTCATCTGGGGCGCGATCATCTGGCAGGGCATGGGGCTCACCGGCAAGAATCATCCGGTGGGCTGGGCCATGCTCATCACCAATTTCGTTTTCTGGGTCGGCATCGCCCATTCGGGCACGCTGATCTCGGCGGTGCTGTTCCTGTTCCGTGCGCGTTTTCGCACCAGCTTCAACCGCGCCGCCGAGGCCATGACGCTCATCGCCCTGAGCGTTGCCGGGCTTTTCCCGCTCATCCACCTGGGCCGGGTGTGGATCTTCTACTATCTGCTGCCCTATCCCAGCGAGCGCATGCTGTGGCCCAATTTCCGCTCGCCCCTGGTGTGGGACGTGTTCGCCGTGACCACTTACATGCTGGTCAGCGCGGCTTTTTTCTATATCGGCCTGCTGCCCGACCTGGCCATCGTGCGCCGCCGCCTGCAGGGCTGGCGCAGCCGCATCTACGGCTGGCTGTCCTTGGGCTGGCGCGGCAGTCTCGATGAGTGGCGCCACTACAACCGCGTCTATCTGTTTCTCGCCGCCTTCGCCACGCCCCTGGTGGCCTCGGTGCATTCCATCGTCTCCTGGGATTTTGCGGTGAGCATCGTGCCCGGCTGGCACACCACCATCTTCGCGCCTTATTTCGTGGCCGGCGCGATTCTCTCGGGCAGCGCCATGGTCTTCACCCTGACCATTCCCATGCGCCGCATCCTCGGCCTTGAGGCCTACATCCAGATCGACCATTTCGAGGCCCTGGCCAAGATCCTGCTCTTCACCTCGCTGATCGTGAGCTATTCCTACATCTGCGAGACGGCTCTGGCCTGGTATCACGGCAACCCCTTCGAGATGGAACAGTTTCGCTATCGCTCCTTCGGCGATTACTGGGTTCTCTACTGGATCATGATCCTGTGCAACTCGCTGCTGCCCCTGACCCTGTGGCGCAAAAGCTGGCGGCGCAACCTCGGCTGGCTGTTCATCCTGTCGATTCTGGTGAATGTCGGCATGTGGCTGGAGCGCTTCGTCATCATCGTCAACTCCCTGGCGCGCGAGTACAGCCCGTATTCCTGGGGCACCTACCAGGTGAGCCTGGCCGAGTTGGGCATCACCCTGGGTTCCTTCGGCCTGTTCTTCGCCCTGTTCCTGCTGTTCTGCAAGCTGTTGCCGGTTCTCTCCATGACCGAGATCAAGGAGCGCCTGTGA
- a CDS encoding molybdopterin-dependent oxidoreductase gives MERRNFLRLLGFFGSTLLPGCRKEGAHGTLISQLVPPGDGVVPGEAQWRPSTCGECPAHCGVLVRLREGRPVKLEGHPDHPLSRGGLCLRGQAGLERRYHPRRILAPRRKVDGQWRDLSWDEALAVLDAELTRNTQAGRRSVYLSGRTTGTLGRLIEDFCRATGVERLPEHELYAHANLRAANDLLFARPELPQWHLAQADLLLTLGADILETFVQPVAFAAELTQARDAQGLSWWHAAPQVSLTGAGADQELTLRPGSEAALLRFLLASLVARPPWRERLPEALREWPEAPDLSRAADATGLEPRLLQELAEALMRAKAPLVIAGGIGTAHGEGLETALLAGLLQRLVDPDGARLSFARGQNYAGLGTLRDMQALAQDLTAKQIGVIFLARCNPVYNTPDDYAFGQALSGAGFRVVLADLEDETTNAADLLLPLAHGLESWGDAEPVQGVLSLFQPLTQPFGAARGEGDILLELWRRLRPEEPPEAQSYRDYLLAAWEQRLIDQQLGDLARQGWVELPASAEAAPALRIGEPAAFLSSRRTTAEGASPGLLLTPSLRHFDGRGRALALLSEIPDPLTTISWGAWLAVAPEDARSRRLKDQDLADIDLAGRRVSLPVKIQPGLRTGVLTVTRDALPGLPLAVDERTGELLAWREVGELRRGGRTRLPILSGSTSQHGRGIIPDPVHRDAHEPPRPSELYPEHEHAHYRWAMVIDLERCTGCSACVAACYIENNVPVVGLRDHLKGREMSWLRIEPYYDSGRPQFIPMLCQHCHYAPCEPVCPVYAAYHNPEGLNVQVYQRCVGTRYCSHNCPYKVRRFNWWEHRREAPLDEMLNPDLVARGRGIMEKCTFCIQRIRAARDHAKDQGRLIADGEVIPACAQSCPARAISFGNLRDPEARVAKLVDSLAPHRVFAGLGTEPSVYYLPRGRSK, from the coding sequence ATGGAACGACGAAATTTTCTCAGACTGCTCGGCTTTTTCGGCAGCACCCTGTTGCCCGGTTGCCGCAAGGAAGGGGCGCATGGCACTCTCATCTCGCAACTGGTGCCGCCCGGCGACGGAGTCGTGCCGGGCGAGGCGCAATGGCGGCCGTCCACCTGCGGCGAATGCCCGGCCCATTGCGGGGTGCTGGTGCGGTTGCGCGAGGGACGCCCGGTCAAGCTCGAAGGCCATCCCGATCACCCCCTGAGCCGCGGCGGCCTGTGTCTGCGCGGCCAGGCCGGGCTTGAGCGGCGCTACCATCCGCGGCGCATCCTCGCGCCGCGCCGCAAGGTCGACGGGCAGTGGCGCGATCTCTCCTGGGACGAGGCCTTGGCCGTTCTCGACGCCGAACTCACCAGGAACACGCAGGCCGGGCGCCGCTCGGTGTACCTCTCCGGACGCACGACCGGCACCCTGGGTCGTTTGATCGAGGATTTCTGCCGCGCCACCGGCGTGGAGCGCCTGCCGGAGCACGAGCTTTATGCCCATGCCAACCTGCGGGCGGCCAACGACCTGTTGTTCGCGCGGCCCGAGTTGCCCCAGTGGCACCTGGCCCAAGCCGATCTGCTGCTCACCCTGGGCGCCGACATCCTCGAAACCTTCGTGCAGCCCGTCGCCTTTGCCGCCGAACTGACGCAAGCGCGCGATGCCCAGGGTTTGTCCTGGTGGCACGCCGCGCCCCAGGTGTCCCTCACCGGCGCCGGCGCCGATCAGGAGTTGACCTTGCGCCCAGGTAGCGAGGCTGCGCTGCTGAGGTTTCTGCTGGCCTCCCTCGTCGCCCGGCCGCCCTGGCGGGAGCGCCTTCCCGAGGCCCTGCGCGAATGGCCGGAGGCCCCCGACCTGTCGCGGGCGGCCGACGCCACCGGCCTTGAACCGCGGCTGCTCCAAGAGCTGGCCGAGGCCCTGATGCGGGCCAAGGCGCCCCTGGTGATCGCCGGCGGCATCGGTACGGCCCATGGCGAAGGGCTCGAAACGGCCTTGCTCGCCGGGTTGCTGCAACGCCTGGTCGATCCCGACGGCGCCCGTCTTTCCTTTGCGCGGGGCCAGAATTACGCCGGACTGGGCACCCTGAGGGACATGCAGGCCCTGGCGCAAGATTTGACGGCAAAGCAGATCGGGGTGATTTTCCTGGCGCGCTGCAACCCGGTCTACAACACGCCTGACGATTATGCCTTTGGCCAGGCCTTGTCTGGTGCCGGCTTTCGCGTGGTTCTGGCCGATCTCGAGGATGAGACCACCAACGCCGCCGACCTGCTTCTGCCCCTGGCCCATGGCCTGGAATCCTGGGGCGATGCCGAACCGGTACAGGGGGTTTTGTCCCTGTTTCAGCCCCTGACGCAGCCCTTCGGCGCGGCCCGCGGCGAAGGCGACATCCTTCTCGAACTCTGGCGTCGCCTGCGACCGGAGGAACCGCCCGAGGCGCAAAGCTATCGCGACTACCTGCTCGCCGCCTGGGAACAGCGCCTCATCGACCAGCAGCTCGGGGATTTGGCGCGGCAGGGGTGGGTTGAATTGCCGGCGTCGGCGGAGGCGGCACCCGCCCTGCGCATTGGTGAACCGGCCGCCTTTTTGTCCTCCCGGCGAACGACCGCCGAAGGGGCGTCGCCAGGCTTGCTGCTGACGCCTTCCCTGCGGCATTTCGATGGGCGCGGACGCGCATTGGCGCTGCTTTCTGAAATCCCCGATCCCCTGACCACCATCAGTTGGGGCGCCTGGCTGGCCGTTGCGCCGGAGGATGCGCGAAGCCGGCGCCTCAAGGACCAGGATCTGGCCGATATCGACCTGGCAGGCCGCCGGGTCTCCCTGCCGGTCAAGATCCAGCCCGGCCTGAGGACGGGGGTGCTGACGGTGACGCGCGACGCCTTGCCGGGATTGCCCTTGGCCGTCGATGAGCGGACCGGCGAATTGCTGGCGTGGCGCGAGGTCGGCGAACTGCGGCGCGGCGGGCGCACGCGCCTGCCGATTCTCTCAGGTTCGACCTCCCAGCACGGGCGCGGCATCATTCCCGATCCGGTGCATCGCGACGCCCATGAACCGCCCCGCCCCTCCGAACTCTACCCCGAGCATGAGCATGCCCACTACCGCTGGGCCATGGTCATCGACCTGGAACGCTGCACCGGGTGCAGTGCCTGCGTGGCGGCCTGCTATATCGAAAACAACGTGCCGGTGGTGGGGCTGCGCGATCATCTGAAAGGGCGCGAAATGTCCTGGCTGCGCATCGAGCCCTATTACGACAGCGGTCGCCCCCAGTTCATCCCCATGCTCTGCCAGCACTGCCACTACGCGCCCTGCGAGCCGGTATGCCCGGTGTACGCCGCCTATCACAATCCCGAAGGGCTCAACGTGCAGGTTTATCAGCGCTGCGTGGGCACCCGCTACTGCTCGCACAACTGTCCCTACAAGGTGCGCCGTTTCAACTGGTGGGAACATCGCCGTGAGGCGCCCCTTGATGAAATGCTCAATCCCGATCTGGTGGCGCGCGGCCGCGGCATCATGGAGAAGTGCACCTTCTGCATTCAGCGCATCCGCGCCGCCCGCGACCACGCCAAGGATCAGGGGCGGCTCATCGCCGACGGCGAGGTGATTCCCGCCTGCGCGCAGAGCTGCCCGGCGCGGGCCATCAGCTTCGGCAACCTGCGTGATCCCGAGGCGCGGGTCGCCAAGCTGGTCGATTCCCTTGCCCCTCATCGGGTCTTTGCCGGATTGGGCACCGAACCCTCGGTGTATTATCTGCCGCGCGGGAGGTCGAAATGA